A genomic stretch from Poecile atricapillus isolate bPoeAtr1 chromosome 10, bPoeAtr1.hap1, whole genome shotgun sequence includes:
- the TPPP3 gene encoding tubulin polymerization-promoting protein family member 3, giving the protein MAGNAEMASLEESFRKFAIYGDTKATGQEMNGKNWAKLCKDCKVTDGKSVTSTDVDIVFSKVKGKTARVINYEEFKKALEELAPKRFKDKSKEEAYEAICQLVAGKEPINVGVTKAKTVGAVERLTDTSKYTGSHKERFDESGKGKGKSGRENIVDTSGYVSAYKNAGTYDAKVKK; this is encoded by the exons ATGGCCGGGAACGCTGAGATGGCATCTCTGGAGGAGAGCTTCCGTAAATTTGCCATCTACGGTGACACCAAAGCAACGGGGCAGGAGATGAATGGGAAGAACTGGGCTAAGCTGTGCAAAGACTGCAAAGTCACCGATGGCAAAAGCGTCACCAGCACCGATGTGGACATTGTCTTCTCCAAGGTGAA AGGGAAGACAGCCCGTGTCATCAACTATGAGGAGTTCAAGAAGGCGCTGGAAGAGCTGGCCCCCAAGAGGTTTAAGGACAAGAGCAAAGAGGAGGCGTATGAAGCCATCTGCCAGCTggtggcagggaaggagccCATTAACGTGGGCGTCACG AAAGCCAAGACAGTGGGAGCCGTGGAGAGGCTGACGGACACCTCCAAGTACACGGGCTCCCACAAGGAGCGCTTCGACGAGAGCGGCAAGGGCAAGGGCAAGAGCGGGCGGGAGAACATCGTGGACACCAGCGGCTACGTCAGTGCCTACAAGAACGCGGGCACCTACGACGCCAAAGTCAAAAAGTAG